Proteins encoded by one window of Desulfurococcus sp.:
- a CDS encoding ABC transporter substrate-binding protein, whose product MSRMLAKIEGLTLLALILVAVAAGIAVVILLGRLSPGMQPSPTSSPSPTTTPPSSPTTTPSPSPSPTPTLTTTTTPSPTTTETTTSPQTTPATSPTTSQPTYPEFPWLDQLKSMTSERGVTLIVLTRHEQSIQTETRKLFLDSPVAKELGITNIQFIYAPAEEWVNYIINAEKIGKPIDVAWGGGPTLFNNLDDSGFLLPIDSSKPVFQAIMYELNKIPARIGGMETYKVDRNGMIHWIGASVSSFGFTVNTLRLTQYQLPMPEKWEDLARPEYARYLPDIPLVSTADPTMSTSNTRIFEIILQAKGWDEGWRILTLLAANAIIYQSSSDARDAVIRGDVAVGTTIDFYGYMAQQVNPDCKYIAPKNETIINSDPIAIVNTTRHLVHAIAFVAWVLNENGGQQVWLNKDINRLPVNPKTFETKQGAERSDLKKALEEAIGFQGIIFNETLSAEWVNAIVYYFKATLVNPHRDLQAVWAKIANAYLENKISREWFDYLTRYISKPLEFTDPVTNSKVTFTVEYAIFINNYLNDQRIYQSLMTQWENLARDRYLKALDLLNNAISGQPVPSS is encoded by the coding sequence ATGAGTAGAATGCTAGCTAAAATAGAGGGATTAACACTACTAGCCCTAATATTAGTTGCTGTTGCAGCTGGGATAGCAGTAGTTATTCTCCTAGGAAGACTTTCCCCTGGGATGCAGCCTTCTCCAACATCGTCTCCTTCTCCAACTACTACTCCGCCGTCTTCACCGACTACTACTCCTTCACCGTCTCCTTCTCCAACACCAACATTAACTACAACTACAACACCCTCACCAACAACCACTGAAACAACAACAAGCCCACAGACAACACCTGCTACGAGTCCAACTACAAGCCAGCCAACATACCCGGAGTTCCCGTGGCTTGATCAATTAAAGTCTATGACGAGTGAGAGAGGTGTAACGCTGATAGTATTAACTAGGCATGAGCAGTCCATTCAAACCGAGACTCGAAAGCTCTTCCTTGACTCTCCTGTAGCGAAAGAACTGGGAATCACTAACATTCAGTTCATATATGCTCCAGCTGAAGAATGGGTGAACTACATAATTAACGCTGAGAAAATCGGGAAGCCAATAGATGTAGCATGGGGAGGAGGCCCCACTCTCTTCAACAACCTTGATGACAGCGGGTTCCTTCTACCAATAGATTCCTCGAAACCAGTGTTCCAGGCGATAATGTACGAGTTAAATAAGATTCCTGCGAGAATAGGCGGCATGGAGACGTATAAGGTTGACAGAAACGGGATGATTCACTGGATTGGTGCAAGTGTAAGCAGCTTCGGCTTCACAGTTAATACTCTTAGATTAACACAGTATCAGCTACCAATGCCTGAGAAGTGGGAGGATCTAGCTAGACCAGAATACGCTAGATATCTCCCCGATATACCGTTAGTTTCCACAGCTGATCCAACAATGAGTACTAGCAACACCAGGATATTCGAGATAATACTGCAAGCTAAGGGTTGGGATGAAGGCTGGAGGATTCTTACATTGCTAGCTGCTAACGCGATAATATACCAGAGTAGTAGTGATGCCCGTGATGCAGTTATAAGAGGTGATGTAGCAGTAGGCACAACAATAGACTTCTACGGGTATATGGCGCAGCAGGTTAATCCTGACTGCAAGTATATAGCCCCGAAGAATGAAACCATAATTAATAGTGACCCGATAGCGATAGTCAACACAACAAGACACCTCGTGCACGCTATAGCTTTTGTAGCATGGGTTCTAAACGAGAATGGAGGACAGCAGGTCTGGCTTAACAAGGATATCAATAGGCTTCCAGTCAACCCCAAGACTTTTGAAACAAAGCAGGGAGCTGAAAGAAGCGACTTAAAGAAGGCTCTCGAGGAAGCTATAGGATTCCAGGGAATAATCTTCAATGAAACTCTATCAGCTGAATGGGTTAACGCAATAGTATACTACTTTAAGGCGACACTCGTAAACCCCCACAGGGATCTACAAGCGGTGTGGGCTAAGATAGCTAATGCATACCTGGAAAATAAGATAAGTAGAGAATGGTTTGACTACCTAACCAGGTATATCTCGAAGCCTCTTGAATTCACAGACCCAGTCACTAATAGTAAGGTCACCTTTACAGTAGAATACGCTATATTCATAAATAACTATTTAAATGATCAAAGGATCTACCAGTCTCTAATGACCCAATGGGAGAACCTAGCTAGAGATAGATACCTTAAGGCATTAGACTTGTTGAATAACGCGATCTCTGGGCAACCAGTGCCGTCTAGTTAA
- a CDS encoding iron ABC transporter permease — MLRQNTLLLSVSTLLLVVSLLVNNFMGLNESVLANYILICVALLVGALMVLRGFYDYDAVKYSFGMGFLAIISLMYVFIVLLINAYGYLLSFTVALSPFLGIVVAGYFRDLLRRAKIARSLQSGGAIPFSRRFRNVLSQLDATMWFFMIFGFAYLTVFMIVPILLVLVNSFVPPTGGEWWSNFYNVLRTRSYVNLNPLDSSWYSIRVLPDGTRLLILRGANYGPIVNSILVASIVTVLATILGVVVAFVLARYKFPGHSLLRVMAIIPLFNTPFINAYVVRIIWGQDGPISNLLNTIYGYKLIIGDLVGVILAQTLTFFPIVYLNAYNSFINVDPSTEEQAENLGARGFKLFRSITLPLALPGIAAGSILVFVFSLEDLGAPIIFNFRDLISYRIYNNLRSGSATSIISPETAALGVVLLLLTILSFLAIRNYVSMRSYAMISRGGRFNPRIRRPGVLGLLAIYLLVFPIVVLAMIPQLGVILISLNIMKPYPTATGIELSMPGSLSGMFVYISKVLSDPNISYYITNTLIYAGVSVVIAVFLATAVGYSVSRLKIKWLANTLDALATSPLAIPGLVLAIGYFYFFTILANMLSSITPWANVLMPGPGFATWLLFIIAFSVRRLPYVVRSVFAGFQQVHENLEEAAMNLGASRIRVVFGVVLPFIIGYILSGALIGFIYMATEVSTSVTYGGINDRYAPLTYYMASTISGGAGQGPMLVAAMGTLLIIIQLTVVLIVVHVFKQRYAFIGV; from the coding sequence ATGCTGAGACAGAATACCTTACTGCTATCAGTTAGTACTCTGCTTCTAGTTGTATCACTACTAGTAAACAACTTCATGGGGCTTAACGAGTCGGTACTCGCTAATTACATTCTGATCTGTGTAGCGCTGCTTGTAGGAGCCTTAATGGTGCTTAGAGGATTCTACGATTACGATGCAGTGAAGTATAGTTTCGGTATGGGTTTTCTCGCAATAATATCCCTGATGTACGTCTTCATAGTATTATTGATAAACGCTTATGGATACCTCCTCTCCTTTACTGTTGCGCTATCCCCGTTTCTAGGCATAGTAGTTGCAGGCTACTTCAGGGATCTCTTAAGGAGAGCTAAGATTGCTAGAAGCTTGCAGAGTGGTGGAGCAATACCGTTTTCGCGTAGATTCAGAAATGTGTTAAGCCAGCTGGATGCAACCATGTGGTTTTTCATGATCTTCGGCTTCGCGTATCTCACGGTCTTCATGATCGTGCCTATACTACTGGTTTTAGTGAACTCTTTTGTGCCACCTACAGGTGGCGAATGGTGGAGTAACTTCTATAATGTTCTAAGAACGCGTAGCTACGTGAATCTCAACCCGCTTGATTCAAGCTGGTATTCTATTAGAGTGCTTCCAGATGGAACTAGGCTTCTAATATTGAGGGGTGCTAACTATGGTCCAATAGTTAACAGCATTCTGGTGGCGTCAATTGTAACAGTTCTTGCAACAATTCTCGGGGTTGTAGTAGCCTTTGTTCTAGCCCGCTACAAGTTTCCAGGGCATTCTCTACTGAGGGTAATGGCGATCATTCCGCTCTTTAACACTCCATTCATAAACGCATATGTTGTTAGAATCATCTGGGGTCAGGATGGACCTATATCAAATCTGCTAAACACTATATACGGCTACAAGCTGATCATCGGGGATCTTGTTGGAGTAATCCTTGCTCAAACCTTAACGTTCTTCCCGATAGTTTACTTAAACGCCTACAATAGCTTCATCAACGTGGATCCGTCTACCGAGGAGCAAGCTGAGAACCTTGGCGCCAGAGGCTTTAAGCTTTTCAGAAGCATTACTCTACCTCTAGCACTACCGGGTATAGCAGCCGGCTCAATACTGGTTTTCGTTTTCAGCTTAGAGGATCTCGGTGCCCCAATAATATTCAACTTTAGAGATCTAATAAGCTACAGGATATATAATAACCTCAGGAGTGGAAGTGCTACAAGCATTATATCACCGGAGACAGCTGCTCTAGGAGTAGTCCTACTACTGCTAACAATACTCTCATTCCTGGCTATCAGAAATTATGTGAGCATGAGAAGCTATGCTATGATCAGTAGAGGTGGAAGATTTAATCCGCGAATAAGACGTCCAGGTGTCCTCGGCTTACTTGCCATATACCTGCTAGTCTTCCCGATAGTTGTACTCGCAATGATCCCGCAGCTTGGTGTGATACTTATATCCTTGAATATCATGAAGCCTTATCCAACAGCAACTGGCATCGAGTTATCCATGCCTGGAAGCCTCTCCGGCATGTTCGTGTATATAAGTAAGGTTCTCTCAGACCCCAATATATCCTACTACATCACCAACACGTTAATCTACGCTGGCGTCTCAGTAGTGATAGCTGTATTCCTGGCGACGGCAGTCGGCTACAGTGTGAGCAGGCTTAAGATCAAGTGGCTTGCGAACACTCTTGATGCTCTTGCAACCTCACCTCTAGCTATACCCGGCCTTGTGTTAGCCATAGGATACTTCTACTTCTTCACAATACTAGCTAACATGCTCTCGAGTATAACGCCATGGGCTAACGTATTAATGCCGGGGCCGGGGTTTGCAACATGGCTACTATTCATTATAGCTTTCAGCGTGAGAAGACTTCCATACGTGGTTAGGTCGGTTTTCGCAGGCTTCCAGCAGGTACACGAGAATCTTGAGGAGGCAGCCATGAATCTCGGTGCATCGAGAATTAGAGTAGTTTTCGGCGTAGTACTCCCATTCATTATAGGATACATACTCAGCGGTGCACTAATAGGCTTCATATACATGGCTACAGAGGTTTCAACAAGCGTCACCTACGGTGGAATAAACGACAGGTATGCACCGCTAACATACTACATGGCTAGCACTATCAGCGGTGGAGCAGGGCAGGGCCCGATGCTTGTTGCAGCAATGGGTACTCTCCTCATAATAATACAGTTGACAGTAGTACTCATAGTTGTCCACGTATTTAAGCAGAGGTATGCCTTCATAGGAGTGTAA
- a CDS encoding ABC transporter ATP-binding protein encodes MTRVRLEGVSKYYGTVVAADDVNIDIESGEFFTILGPSGCGKTTTLRIIAGFETPDKGRVYFDDEDVTFLKPYKRNTAMVFQNYALWPHMTVFENVAYGLKLRKKELGLTDEDIRRMVKESLELVKLSGMENRYPLQLSGGQQQRVALARALVVKPRVLLLDEPLSNLDAKLRIEMREELKRLQRSLKLTTIYVTHDQVEAMSLSDRMAVMNKGRVMQVGSPRELYFKPKNLFVADFLGRSSIYPGELISQEKDRVEARLEDADIIVRGVTPFEKLPRKVSIIIRPEIISLGGRALPDDTTIKGVVDFAMFLGDRVEARIKVGRLPLLAYFPNTANIEVGMEVELTLPWRNIIILPAE; translated from the coding sequence TTGACGAGGGTTAGATTAGAAGGAGTTTCCAAATATTACGGTACAGTTGTCGCAGCCGACGACGTTAACATTGATATTGAAAGCGGCGAGTTCTTCACTATACTGGGTCCCTCAGGCTGCGGTAAAACAACTACTCTAAGAATCATAGCAGGCTTTGAAACCCCTGATAAAGGTAGAGTATACTTTGACGACGAGGATGTAACCTTCCTGAAACCATATAAGAGGAATACAGCTATGGTATTCCAGAATTACGCTCTATGGCCTCACATGACTGTTTTCGAGAACGTAGCCTACGGGTTGAAGCTCAGGAAGAAGGAACTAGGCTTAACAGATGAAGATATAAGAAGAATGGTGAAAGAATCCCTAGAATTAGTAAAGCTCTCCGGGATGGAAAATAGATATCCACTACAGCTTTCAGGCGGGCAGCAGCAGAGAGTAGCCTTAGCTAGAGCACTAGTAGTAAAGCCAAGAGTGCTCCTGCTGGATGAGCCGTTAAGCAACCTTGACGCCAAGCTGAGAATAGAGATGAGGGAGGAGTTGAAGAGGCTCCAGAGAAGTCTCAAGCTGACAACAATATACGTAACACATGATCAGGTGGAGGCCATGAGCCTCAGCGACCGAATGGCTGTGATGAATAAAGGTAGAGTCATGCAGGTGGGCTCGCCTAGGGAACTGTACTTCAAGCCTAAAAACCTATTTGTGGCAGACTTCCTCGGTAGAAGCAGCATCTACCCGGGTGAATTAATCTCTCAGGAGAAGGATAGAGTAGAGGCTAGATTAGAGGATGCTGATATAATAGTGCGCGGTGTAACACCATTCGAGAAGCTGCCCAGGAAGGTCTCTATAATCATACGCCCAGAGATCATAAGTCTAGGTGGTAGAGCCCTCCCCGACGATACAACTATTAAAGGTGTAGTAGACTTCGCCATGTTCCTCGGGGATAGAGTTGAAGCTAGAATTAAAGTGGGCAGGCTACCATTACTAGCCTACTTCCCCAATACTGCGAACATCGAGGTCGGCATGGAGGTCGAGTTAACTCTACCATGGAGGAATATTATTATTCTTCCAGCTGAGTGA
- a CDS encoding YfcE family phosphodiesterase — translation MSFKILLAGDTHIPDRADRIREVVLRRIEPEKPFNYVLFTGDLTSKDILEWLRTLGSEIRVVRGNMDYLPLPRRQVLEIENLKIGIVHGDGVYPRGDAAGLARISRELGTSILASGHTHSPFIKTDPSREILLLNPGSLTGVWGGGGGSMKPSFMILTVESGRLMIELYVLEDNVVKSRRYMAVNRNNSWNITQLEE, via the coding sequence ATGAGCTTTAAGATTCTTCTGGCAGGCGACACCCATATACCTGATAGAGCTGATAGGATTAGAGAGGTTGTTTTAAGAAGAATTGAGCCCGAGAAACCCTTCAACTACGTGTTGTTTACTGGCGACTTAACATCAAAGGATATTCTAGAATGGCTTAGAACCCTAGGCTCCGAGATACGTGTTGTTAGAGGCAACATGGACTACCTGCCGTTGCCTCGAAGACAGGTACTAGAGATAGAGAATTTAAAGATAGGTATTGTTCACGGTGACGGCGTTTACCCGAGAGGTGATGCTGCAGGCTTAGCTAGAATATCCCGTGAACTCGGCACGAGTATTCTGGCATCAGGACACACCCACAGCCCGTTTATAAAGACTGATCCAAGCAGGGAGATACTGCTTCTGAATCCAGGTTCTCTTACAGGGGTATGGGGTGGTGGAGGGGGTTCCATGAAGCCATCCTTCATGATACTGACAGTTGAATCCGGAAGGTTGATGATAGAGCTCTACGTTCTCGAGGATAATGTAGTGAAGTCTAGGAGGTATATGGCTGTAAACAGAAATAATAGCTGGAATATCACTCAGCTGGAAGAATAA
- a CDS encoding serine/threonine protein kinase, translating into MRALTPNIIELLDGFSRQSRLLITGSEKLILKEYNSRVGLVKWFMVNVSSTPIKPYPYTLSSISRMEREVSFFKASTQGFKKPRIHVVDYIGVRVIRDYIEGEKISYESSAEVYEQYGRNLGMLHCSGWALGDTKLSNFVYNSSGVYVIDAEQAIKTNRIEHYAWDIAVFASTFSIGCYSTCILNEEEYTGKIKSFIEGYLETPCSIPCEVVGILKDRAEILLLIPFPLNFFFLKTLKTIQKHT; encoded by the coding sequence GTGAGAGCGTTGACTCCCAATATTATAGAACTCCTCGACGGCTTCTCGAGGCAGTCGAGGCTTCTTATTACCGGCTCAGAGAAGCTGATTCTAAAAGAGTATAATAGTAGAGTCGGGTTAGTCAAGTGGTTTATGGTGAATGTCTCCTCCACACCCATAAAGCCGTATCCATATACTCTAAGCTCTATTAGCCGTATGGAGAGAGAAGTCAGCTTCTTTAAAGCCAGCACTCAGGGTTTTAAGAAGCCTAGGATACATGTCGTCGACTACATAGGGGTTAGAGTGATTAGAGATTACATTGAAGGAGAGAAGATAAGCTACGAGTCGAGTGCCGAGGTCTACGAGCAGTATGGTAGGAACCTGGGCATGCTGCACTGCTCCGGCTGGGCTCTAGGTGATACTAAGCTATCTAACTTTGTATACAATAGTAGCGGAGTGTACGTGATAGATGCAGAACAGGCTATTAAGACCAATAGAATAGAACACTATGCATGGGATATAGCTGTATTCGCATCTACTTTCAGCATTGGCTGTTATAGTACCTGCATATTGAATGAGGAGGAATACACAGGGAAGATAAAGTCCTTTATCGAAGGATACCTTGAAACCCCCTGTAGTATCCCATGTGAAGTAGTCGGCATACTTAAAGATAGAGCTGAGATCCTCCTCCTAATACCCTTCCCGTTAAACTTCTTCTTCCTTAAAACCTTAAAGACTATCCAGAAGCATACGTAA
- a CDS encoding DUF211 domain-containing protein, with product MSLRRLVLDVLYPVRGVSIIELAKAITELPGVDVVNITVKEVDVDTQNILVVVEGNNIGFDDVKETIERSGGVIHSVDQVVAGKHASKSLGRLIELE from the coding sequence GTGTCGTTGAGGAGGCTTGTGCTCGACGTATTATATCCTGTAAGAGGGGTCTCTATAATAGAGCTAGCTAAAGCTATCACAGAGCTACCAGGTGTTGATGTAGTTAATATAACTGTTAAGGAGGTTGATGTAGACACACAGAACATTCTGGTTGTAGTTGAAGGCAACAATATAGGTTTCGATGATGTAAAGGAGACTATAGAGAGGTCGGGTGGAGTTATACACAGCGTGGATCAAGTAGTTGCTGGGAAACACGCTTCTAAGTCTCTAGGACGCTTAATTGAATTAGAGTGA
- a CDS encoding transcriptional regulator has protein sequence MSDMEYDSIYDIRFLFKRGITLTPPLLKTLNAVIALKKATADDVAKYTGRARTIESRYLSRLNKIGIVARVKEGRKVYYMEPVYGVKEALQKYGENMIIEQLAHQISLPADIVRFIINLLERRKAI, from the coding sequence TTGAGTGACATGGAGTATGATAGCATTTACGATATACGCTTCCTGTTTAAGCGCGGAATAACACTAACACCACCACTGCTCAAGACACTTAATGCTGTAATAGCGTTGAAGAAGGCTACAGCTGATGATGTAGCCAAGTATACTGGGAGAGCTAGAACCATAGAATCACGGTACCTTTCAAGATTGAATAAGATAGGTATAGTTGCAAGAGTCAAGGAGGGAAGGAAAGTCTACTACATGGAACCGGTCTACGGGGTCAAAGAGGCATTACAGAAGTACGGGGAAAACATGATCATAGAGCAACTAGCACACCAGATAAGCCTGCCAGCTGATATTGTGAGATTTATAATCAACTTACTTGAGAGAAGGAAGGCTATCTAA
- a CDS encoding DUF47 family protein: MSLPLGRHLEQILTDIKELARIVESGILKLHEMIKELPSGYDAVSKLYSELDVVEKHGDELKRSVMSELKASYLHPGDREVILEFTLLLDDALGFAKAAGKRILIVLGSGVRIDGELLRLIEGIVLKSIEASRKLIDLLGYSTYTGDPSRILSLSNEIEQLEEEIDELRLKAIEKIYASCVKTLGPQCIMLPPIIDDLEEISDVFENLADIYRILIVSR, translated from the coding sequence GTGAGTCTGCCTCTAGGGAGACATCTCGAGCAGATCCTCACAGATATCAAGGAACTCGCAAGAATAGTTGAAAGCGGGATTTTAAAACTACACGAGATGATCAAGGAGCTACCATCAGGCTACGATGCCGTCTCGAAACTTTACAGTGAGCTGGATGTAGTAGAGAAGCATGGCGATGAACTTAAAAGAAGCGTGATGAGCGAGCTTAAAGCATCCTACCTCCATCCTGGTGATAGAGAGGTAATTTTAGAATTTACACTTTTACTAGATGATGCACTCGGTTTCGCTAAAGCTGCAGGTAAGAGGATACTGATAGTCCTAGGATCTGGCGTGAGAATAGACGGAGAGCTCCTAAGGTTAATAGAGGGGATAGTATTGAAGAGTATTGAAGCGTCACGCAAACTTATCGACCTGCTAGGCTATTCAACGTATACCGGGGATCCTAGCAGAATACTATCTCTATCGAATGAGATAGAACAACTAGAGGAGGAGATAGACGAGCTCAGACTTAAAGCTATTGAGAAGATATATGCATCTTGCGTTAAAACCCTAGGACCCCAGTGCATAATGCTGCCACCTATAATAGATGACCTCGAGGAAATCAGCGATGTATTCGAGAACCTAGCGGATATCTATAGGATCCTCATAGTATCAAGGTGA
- a CDS encoding decarboxylase, giving the protein MLEERMYNDDWGLDTARELWGLNHEIRGEVITVDSDGYLIINLNGYSIRVKDLVEERGFDVAYIRILPLIEKAMEKVYETFKELSKVYGFKGVLQPVYPMKVNPIDLVVEAIWRYGEKYKWGFNTGSLGEVKTLLKYAGESSRVLIYDGVLSSQVIDILLKFRDKKWKVIVDVEGEHDLNIVSGYPELEIGLRVKPLTKPGGKWAHSAGLEGKFGFSVSTLAKLRDEYKWIEERATLLHMHPGSQIYKWSDMEAFLNEVYDIYKKLRSSGFNNLKIVDPGGGLAYPYIDTGRGTPESPNYTLRDYLGHIVKVFSELEDHPVIVYEGGRYIVASHRIVVSKVVDIRPYTSDQYHASSNQLDEKLAHIESISDLKKLIRDIRTHVRRGFSEPRKLEERELLEELVTRLHDDIASKLREIVEKKPALVEEILNDPVIYRFATSPSKRYILNFSVFADIPDTVIVNQYFQVVPLQRLDERPDVLATLGDLTCDSMGEIGEYISDVKTPIKAGQWFTRVDSRLIMVPGRRLKLGGVPLHLPVKDENYYIAFLDTGAYQDPLAMKHNLIYGAPEIVIDTTSKGVEVKIIEKKGDYL; this is encoded by the coding sequence GTGCTGGAAGAAAGAATGTACAATGATGATTGGGGTCTAGATACCGCTAGAGAGCTATGGGGGTTAAACCACGAGATTAGGGGCGAAGTAATAACAGTCGATAGTGATGGATACCTTATCATAAACCTCAACGGCTACTCCATAAGAGTAAAAGATCTGGTTGAAGAGAGAGGCTTCGATGTAGCGTACATAAGGATACTCCCATTGATAGAGAAAGCCATGGAGAAAGTCTATGAAACCTTCAAGGAGCTCTCCAAGGTATACGGCTTCAAAGGAGTACTCCAGCCAGTATACCCTATGAAAGTTAACCCCATAGACCTAGTTGTTGAAGCTATATGGAGGTATGGAGAGAAGTATAAGTGGGGGTTTAATACCGGCTCGCTTGGAGAAGTAAAAACTCTTCTTAAGTACGCTGGGGAATCAAGCAGAGTGCTAATATATGATGGTGTTCTCTCGAGTCAGGTCATTGATATCCTGCTGAAATTCAGGGATAAGAAGTGGAAGGTTATAGTTGACGTGGAGGGTGAGCACGACCTTAATATTGTATCAGGGTACCCGGAGCTAGAGATCGGCTTAAGAGTAAAACCTCTCACAAAACCCGGCGGTAAGTGGGCTCACTCAGCAGGGCTTGAAGGGAAATTCGGGTTCTCGGTGAGTACTCTAGCAAAACTTAGAGATGAATACAAGTGGATTGAGGAGCGAGCTACCCTTCTCCACATGCATCCAGGCTCCCAGATCTACAAGTGGAGTGACATGGAGGCCTTTCTAAACGAAGTCTACGATATATACAAGAAGCTACGTTCAAGCGGCTTCAACAACTTAAAGATTGTTGATCCAGGTGGTGGCTTAGCATACCCATACATAGATACAGGGCGTGGGACACCTGAATCCCCGAACTACACTCTAAGAGACTACCTTGGTCATATAGTGAAAGTCTTCAGCGAGCTCGAGGATCACCCTGTAATAGTGTATGAAGGTGGCAGGTATATCGTGGCGTCTCACAGGATTGTTGTTTCGAAAGTAGTTGATATCCGCCCCTACACGAGTGATCAATACCATGCCAGCTCTAATCAATTAGATGAAAAGCTTGCTCACATAGAGAGTATTAGCGACTTAAAGAAGCTTATTAGAGATATCAGAACTCATGTTCGTAGAGGCTTCTCGGAGCCCCGTAAACTCGAGGAGAGAGAACTGCTTGAGGAGCTTGTCACCAGACTACACGATGATATAGCCTCCAAGCTACGGGAGATAGTGGAGAAAAAACCTGCTTTAGTAGAGGAGATCTTGAATGATCCAGTCATATATAGGTTTGCTACATCTCCATCTAAGAGGTATATATTAAACTTCTCAGTGTTCGCGGATATACCAGACACAGTCATTGTAAACCAGTACTTCCAAGTAGTTCCTCTTCAGAGACTTGATGAAAGACCTGATGTCCTAGCTACGCTGGGAGACCTTACATGTGACAGCATGGGTGAAATAGGCGAGTATATAAGCGATGTGAAAACACCGATTAAAGCAGGCCAGTGGTTTACACGCGTTGACTCCAGGCTTATCATGGTTCCAGGTAGAAGACTGAAGCTTGGAGGTGTGCCTTTACATCTACCAGTAAAAGACGAGAACTACTACATTGCCTTTCTAGACACCGGGGCCTACCAGGACCCGCTTGCCATGAAACACAACCTCATATATGGTGCACCAGAGATAGTTATAGATACCACGAGTAAAGGAGTAGAGGTTAAAATCATAGAGAAAAAAGGCGACTACCTCTAA
- a CDS encoding metal-dependent transcriptional regulator produces MDTRRIEEYLEVIYVLSLNGRPRVREIARRLCIKPSSVVEFLKKLASEGYIVYEKGGKITLTEKGLEIAQNVYRKHQILVEFLESLGVPQNIAEEDACKIEHFLHSETVKKIREFLASQRSQFSRQSYARRYSS; encoded by the coding sequence GTGGATACTAGACGCATAGAAGAATACCTTGAAGTAATCTACGTGCTCTCACTCAATGGGAGGCCTAGGGTTAGAGAGATAGCTAGAAGACTCTGCATTAAACCTAGTAGCGTTGTAGAGTTCCTTAAGAAGCTAGCAAGTGAAGGGTATATAGTCTACGAGAAAGGCGGTAAAATAACGCTAACAGAGAAGGGGCTTGAAATTGCTCAAAACGTGTACAGGAAGCACCAGATACTAGTCGAGTTCCTCGAGAGCCTAGGGGTCCCGCAGAATATAGCTGAGGAAGATGCATGTAAGATAGAGCATTTCCTCCACTCTGAAACCGTTAAGAAAATCCGCGAGTTTTTAGCATCCCAGAGGAGTCAATTCAGCCGGCAATCCTATGCCAGAAGATACTCGTCATAA
- a CDS encoding thioredoxin family protein, translated as MSGIFDPDTEAELKKILGSLSKKLVDVLVVSKSSGEHSHEHHERDSEDEHHHHDECPTCEEAKLLASELARISEGKLVFEILYHDDEKVKFFKPRYLPAFIYDTPKRNIRYYGLPSGQEFAPFIFIHEYLSNGVKLSKKVVEELEGIDTSLHVKIFVTPECPYCPLVVDFFNQAGIVNSEIIVETIEALENPIEADMYGVQYVPYVAINDPRDYEKYGAKPVEVIPGYMQPEDNVKILKKAARKLKSGR; from the coding sequence ATGTCAGGTATATTCGATCCAGATACAGAAGCAGAGTTAAAGAAGATACTGGGATCACTCTCTAAGAAACTAGTAGATGTACTAGTAGTCTCTAAGAGTAGTGGAGAGCACAGCCATGAACACCACGAACGCGATTCAGAAGATGAACATCACCACCATGATGAATGCCCTACATGTGAGGAAGCGAAGCTACTAGCTAGCGAGCTAGCAAGGATTAGCGAGGGTAAACTAGTATTCGAGATTCTCTACCATGATGACGAGAAAGTTAAGTTCTTCAAGCCAAGGTATCTTCCAGCATTCATCTACGATACTCCTAAACGGAATATACGGTATTACGGCTTGCCCAGCGGTCAGGAGTTTGCTCCCTTTATATTCATTCACGAATACCTATCCAATGGCGTTAAGCTCTCAAAGAAAGTTGTCGAAGAGCTTGAAGGCATAGATACATCTCTACACGTTAAGATATTCGTGACACCTGAATGCCCCTACTGCCCGCTAGTCGTCGACTTCTTCAACCAGGCTGGAATAGTTAACAGTGAGATAATTGTTGAGACCATTGAAGCTCTCGAGAACCCAATAGAAGCAGACATGTATGGCGTCCAGTATGTGCCCTATGTTGCAATAAATGACCCACGCGACTACGAGAAGTATGGTGCTAAACCCGTAGAGGTTATACCCGGCTACATGCAACCAGAGGATAACGTGAAGATTCTGAAGAAAGCTGCCAGGAAACTCAAGTCAGGCAGATAG